The proteins below are encoded in one region of Stigmatopora argus isolate UIUO_Sarg chromosome 2, RoL_Sarg_1.0, whole genome shotgun sequence:
- the sinhcafl gene encoding SIN3-HDAC complex associated factor, like isoform X1, which yields MFGFHKSKIYRSNDGCCICKTKSSSSRFTDSSRYEETFRLCFGLSEERVGDICNACVLLVKRWKKLPNGSKKNWNHVVDARAGPGFKVTKPKKIKNSDGKKKSKLKRLHKLKRHTDSDAHSTTSSVSPAQSPSYSNMSDDGSDIESKQRRSAPSAFSFLDRSYWKRQKICCGIVYKGRFGEVIIDPRLFKPCCNSKTQTTPSLLPETQPQQLPEERKLVMALV from the exons ATGTTTGGCTTTCACAAGTCAAAGATTTACCGGAGTAACGACGGCTGCTGCATCTGCAAGACCAAGTCATCCAGCTCGCGGTTCACGGACAGCAGTCGATATGAAGAGACGTTTCGGCTCTGTTTTGG GTTGTCAGAGGAACGTGTTGGAGACATCTGCAATGCTTGTGTGTTGTTGGTGAAGAGGTGGAAGAAACTGCCCAATGGCTCCAAGAAGAACTGGAACCAT GTGGTGGATGCCAGAGCCGGACCGGGCTTCAAGGTGACAAAACCCAAGAAGATTAAGAACAGTGATGGAAAGAAGAAAAGCAAGCTGAAGAGGCTTCACAAGTTAAAGAGGCACA CAGACTCAGACGCTCACAGCACGACGTCCAGCGTGTCTCCCGCCCAGTCGCCCAGTTACAGCAATATGTCCGACGACGGCTCCGACATCGAGTCGAAACAAAGGCGCTCGGCGCCCTCCGCTTTTTCTTTCTTGGACCGCTCCTACTGGAAAAG GCAAAAGATTTGCTGTGGAATCGTGTACAAGGGCCGCTTTGGGGAGGTGATCATTGACCCGCGCCTCTTCAAGCCCTGCTGCAATTCCAAAACGCAGACGACTCCCTCGCTCCTGCCGGAAACGCAACCGCAACAACTCCCGGAGGAAAGAAAGCTGGTGATGGCTCTCGTTTAA
- the sinhcafl gene encoding SIN3-HDAC complex associated factor, like isoform X2: MFGFHKSKIYRSNDGCCICKTKSSSSRFTDSSRYEETFRLCFGLSEERVGDICNACVLLVKRWKKLPNGSKKNWNHVVDARAGPGFKVTKPKKIKNSDGKKKSKLKRLHKLKRHNSDAHSTTSSVSPAQSPSYSNMSDDGSDIESKQRRSAPSAFSFLDRSYWKRQKICCGIVYKGRFGEVIIDPRLFKPCCNSKTQTTPSLLPETQPQQLPEERKLVMALV; encoded by the exons ATGTTTGGCTTTCACAAGTCAAAGATTTACCGGAGTAACGACGGCTGCTGCATCTGCAAGACCAAGTCATCCAGCTCGCGGTTCACGGACAGCAGTCGATATGAAGAGACGTTTCGGCTCTGTTTTGG GTTGTCAGAGGAACGTGTTGGAGACATCTGCAATGCTTGTGTGTTGTTGGTGAAGAGGTGGAAGAAACTGCCCAATGGCTCCAAGAAGAACTGGAACCAT GTGGTGGATGCCAGAGCCGGACCGGGCTTCAAGGTGACAAAACCCAAGAAGATTAAGAACAGTGATGGAAAGAAGAAAAGCAAGCTGAAGAGGCTTCACAAGTTAAAGAGGCACA ACTCAGACGCTCACAGCACGACGTCCAGCGTGTCTCCCGCCCAGTCGCCCAGTTACAGCAATATGTCCGACGACGGCTCCGACATCGAGTCGAAACAAAGGCGCTCGGCGCCCTCCGCTTTTTCTTTCTTGGACCGCTCCTACTGGAAAAG GCAAAAGATTTGCTGTGGAATCGTGTACAAGGGCCGCTTTGGGGAGGTGATCATTGACCCGCGCCTCTTCAAGCCCTGCTGCAATTCCAAAACGCAGACGACTCCCTCGCTCCTGCCGGAAACGCAACCGCAACAACTCCCGGAGGAAAGAAAGCTGGTGATGGCTCTCGTTTAA